From Streptosporangium album, the proteins below share one genomic window:
- the leuE gene encoding leucine efflux protein LeuE — protein sequence MFFGVTDIWTYVVGAFFIILLPGPNSLYVLATAAQRGVRQGYRGAMGVFLGDTVLMVLAAAGAASLLRSTPILFNVVKYAGAAYLAWIGFQMLRDAWRSWRATEVSEAVPAKAVAAEDPFRKALTISLMNPKAILFFIAFFVQFVDPAYGTPVVPFLILGAICQLFSVLYLSALIFGGTFLSGQFRARRKLSAGLTSGVGALFIGFGARLATATLG from the coding sequence ATGTTCTTCGGCGTCACCGACATCTGGACCTACGTCGTCGGTGCCTTCTTCATCATCCTGCTGCCCGGCCCCAACTCCCTCTACGTGCTCGCCACCGCCGCACAGCGCGGAGTGCGGCAGGGATACCGCGGGGCGATGGGCGTCTTCCTCGGTGACACCGTCCTGATGGTGCTCGCCGCCGCGGGTGCCGCCTCACTTCTGAGGTCGACACCGATCCTCTTCAACGTCGTCAAATACGCCGGGGCGGCCTACCTGGCGTGGATCGGGTTCCAGATGCTGCGGGATGCCTGGCGTTCCTGGCGGGCGACGGAGGTCTCGGAGGCGGTCCCGGCGAAGGCGGTGGCCGCGGAGGACCCGTTCCGCAAGGCCCTGACGATCAGTCTGATGAACCCGAAGGCGATCCTGTTCTTCATCGCGTTCTTCGTTCAGTTCGTGGACCCCGCCTACGGCACACCCGTGGTGCCGTTCCTCATCCTGGGGGCGATCTGCCAGCTGTTCAGCGTCCTCTACCTCTCGGCCCTGATCTTCGGTGGGACGTTCCTGTCCGGCCAGTTCCGGGCACGCCGCAAGCTGTCGGCCGGGCTCACCTCGGGGGTGGGCGCGCTGTTCATCGGCTTCGGCGCGAGGCTGGCCACCGCGACGCTCGGCTGA
- a CDS encoding methyltransferase domain-containing protein, whose amino-acid sequence MIKNADLTPPDPVVYLDHVAMSAPGQAYKQRMPAMLDLQPGQTALDIGCGPGTDLADLAAGVTSTGTVIGVDQNPRMAGEARVRLAGQPVVDIREGDAHSLPVDDCSVDRGRTDRVLQHVADPSGVLAEFRRVARPGARIAMAEPDWDTLLIDHDDLAVGRGLTRFITTEVIRNATIGRSIARLSAEAGLVTWSVVTMAPVLQDFETADQLWGLRRNVVRAVDAGYLDRGPSDGSKRSVRGRSSPVS is encoded by the coding sequence ATGATCAAGAACGCTGACCTCACCCCTCCCGATCCGGTCGTCTACCTTGACCATGTCGCCATGAGCGCTCCCGGCCAGGCCTACAAACAGCGGATGCCGGCGATGCTCGATCTGCAACCGGGACAGACCGCGCTCGATATCGGGTGCGGACCGGGGACGGACCTCGCCGACCTGGCGGCCGGCGTCACGTCGACGGGTACGGTCATCGGAGTCGATCAAAATCCCCGTATGGCCGGGGAGGCACGGGTGCGGCTGGCCGGACAACCCGTCGTCGACATCCGCGAAGGCGATGCCCACTCCTTGCCGGTCGACGACTGCAGCGTCGACCGAGGACGCACCGACCGCGTGCTCCAGCACGTGGCCGACCCCTCCGGAGTGCTTGCCGAATTTCGTCGCGTGGCCCGGCCGGGGGCCAGGATCGCCATGGCGGAACCCGACTGGGACACGCTACTGATCGATCACGATGACCTTGCCGTGGGTCGCGGCCTCACCCGCTTCATCACGACGGAGGTGATCCGCAACGCCACCATCGGCCGTAGCATCGCACGGTTGTCCGCCGAGGCGGGTCTCGTCACCTGGTCCGTTGTGACGATGGCCCCGGTACTACAGGACTTCGAGACAGCCGATCAGCTCTGGGGGCTGCGCCGCAACGTCGTCAGAGCCGTCGACGCGGGCTACCTCGACAGGGGGCCGAGCGATGGATCGAAGAGGTCGGTTCGAGGCCGTTCCTCGCCAGTGTCGTGA
- a CDS encoding Lrp/AsnC family transcriptional regulator → MTVQARLDRMVADGVITDFGPNLSPRALGYPVQAFTTLEVEQISRADISAALAAIPEILEAHIVTGHGDVWRRVAGRDHEHIQQVVDQALAIPGVRRSTTVITLSTVVPHRVRPLADRDFYSAH, encoded by the coding sequence TTGACCGTCCAGGCCCGTCTGGACCGGATGGTCGCCGACGGCGTGATCACCGACTTCGGCCCCAACCTGTCTCCCCGCGCCCTCGGCTATCCGGTGCAGGCCTTCACCACCCTCGAGGTGGAGCAGATCTCCCGCGCCGACATCTCCGCCGCCCTGGCCGCGATCCCCGAAATCCTCGAAGCCCACATCGTCACCGGCCACGGTGACGTCTGGCGCCGCGTCGCCGGGCGCGACCACGAGCACATCCAGCAGGTCGTCGACCAGGCCTTGGCCATCCCCGGAGTGCGGCGGAGCACCACGGTGATCACCCTGTCCACCGTGGTGCCCCACCGGGTCCGGCCCCTGGCCGACCGCGACTTTTACTCTGCGCATTGA
- a CDS encoding MarR family winged helix-turn-helix transcriptional regulator, translating to MTDPRWLDDREFRAWLGYRRMRLLLDAQIARDLTRDSGLSDSDYDVLSALSSKEDRRWRLNELAARMLWSKSRLSRHISRMEERGLVTREECATDARGSVIVLTEGGLCAIEAAAPDHVESVRHHLIDLLTREQIEVLGDIADTVLANLAESEGSR from the coding sequence ATGACGGACCCACGATGGCTCGATGACCGAGAGTTCCGGGCATGGCTCGGCTATCGCCGGATGCGCCTGCTGCTCGACGCCCAGATCGCCCGCGACCTCACCCGCGACTCGGGCCTGTCCGACTCCGACTACGATGTGCTGTCCGCGCTGTCCTCCAAGGAGGACCGTCGCTGGCGGCTGAACGAGCTGGCCGCACGGATGCTGTGGTCCAAGAGCCGTCTGTCCCGGCACATCAGCCGGATGGAGGAGCGCGGCCTGGTCACCCGGGAGGAGTGCGCCACCGACGCCCGCGGTTCGGTCATCGTCCTCACCGAGGGCGGCCTGTGCGCGATTGAGGCCGCCGCCCCCGACCACGTCGAGTCTGTCCGCCACCACCTGATCGACCTGCTCACCAGGGAACAGATCGAGGTTCTCGGCGACATCGCGGACACGGTCCTGGCCAACCTCGCAGAGAGCGAGGGGAGTCGTTAG
- a CDS encoding NADPH-dependent FMN reductase, translated as MPLLKVIVASTRPGRMGRNIGDWFAQHAVEHGGFTVEIVDLAEVGLPFLDEPEHPATGIYRHQHSKDWSATIGEADAFAFVMPEYNYAFSAPLKNAIDFLYHEWRYKPVGFVSYGGMSGGLRAVQMMKQVVTTLRMVPAGDAVTIFTRRQLDADGRLIVDDDLSASATGMLNELGRLTQAMSAMRSAV; from the coding sequence ATGCCGCTATTGAAGGTCATCGTCGCCAGCACCCGGCCCGGCCGGATGGGCCGGAACATCGGCGACTGGTTCGCCCAGCACGCCGTGGAGCACGGCGGGTTCACCGTGGAGATCGTCGACCTGGCCGAGGTGGGACTGCCGTTCCTGGACGAGCCCGAGCACCCGGCCACGGGGATCTATCGCCATCAGCACAGCAAGGACTGGAGCGCCACGATCGGCGAAGCGGACGCGTTCGCGTTCGTCATGCCGGAGTACAACTACGCCTTCAGCGCACCGCTGAAGAACGCCATCGACTTCCTGTATCACGAGTGGCGCTACAAGCCCGTCGGCTTCGTCAGCTACGGCGGGATGTCGGGCGGCCTGCGCGCCGTCCAGATGATGAAACAAGTGGTCACCACCCTGCGCATGGTGCCCGCGGGCGACGCGGTGACCATCTTCACCCGCAGGCAACTCGACGCGGACGGCCGGCTGATCGTCGACGACGACCTGTCCGCGTCGGCGACCGGAATGCTGAACGAGCTCGGGCGGCTCACCCAGGCGATGTCCGCGATGCGGAGCGCGGTCTAG
- a CDS encoding IS630 family transposase, translated as MARPVSPDVVIPGSRRRAKLEAIVARTSSPQNMVLRARIVLLAWQDRPNTTIAAELGTTVDTVRKWRHRFVAGGLPALKDQVRHGRPETYGPDVRLAVIACATSVPPSGESQWSHLSIARHLAHTAISPSQVGRILAEADLRPHKVRGWLNRVDDEQFWAQAAAVCDLYLRPPRFGVLISVDEKTGIQAKSRKYPERAGRPGRPARREFEYIRHGTVSIIAAMNVTNGQVLARRIERNNSVTFISFLTEIDQAIDPKLDIYLIMDNGSSHTSRATRAWLAAHPRFKVTYTPKHASWLNMVEMWLSALTRRLLRRGEFTSRDDLTEKIIDFTIRYNNDAHPYRWSYDARAEHARYQARHARDNEHHDGGRAVYAQAA; from the coding sequence ATGGCCCGGCCAGTCAGTCCCGATGTGGTCATCCCCGGCAGCCGCCGACGGGCCAAGCTGGAGGCGATCGTCGCCCGGACGTCATCACCGCAGAACATGGTGCTGCGCGCCCGGATCGTTCTGCTGGCCTGGCAGGACCGGCCCAACACCACGATCGCCGCCGAGCTCGGCACCACCGTGGACACCGTACGCAAGTGGCGGCATCGCTTCGTCGCCGGCGGGCTGCCCGCTCTGAAGGACCAGGTACGGCACGGCCGCCCGGAGACATACGGCCCTGATGTCCGGCTTGCCGTGATCGCCTGCGCCACCAGCGTCCCGCCCTCGGGTGAGTCGCAGTGGAGCCACCTCTCGATCGCCCGGCATCTGGCCCACACGGCAATCTCGCCGTCCCAGGTCGGGCGGATCCTGGCCGAGGCCGACCTTCGGCCGCACAAGGTACGCGGCTGGCTCAACCGGGTGGATGACGAGCAGTTCTGGGCGCAGGCCGCCGCCGTCTGCGACCTGTACCTTCGCCCGCCCCGCTTCGGCGTGCTGATCAGCGTCGATGAGAAGACCGGCATCCAGGCCAAGTCCCGCAAGTACCCCGAGCGGGCAGGGCGCCCCGGCCGACCGGCGCGCCGGGAGTTCGAGTACATCCGGCACGGCACCGTCTCGATCATCGCGGCGATGAACGTGACCAACGGCCAGGTGCTGGCCCGCCGGATCGAGCGGAACAACTCGGTGACCTTCATCAGCTTCCTCACCGAGATCGACCAGGCCATCGACCCGAAACTCGACATCTACCTGATCATGGACAATGGGTCCAGCCATACCTCCCGCGCCACCCGCGCCTGGCTGGCGGCGCACCCGCGGTTCAAGGTCACCTACACACCCAAGCACGCGTCCTGGTTGAACATGGTCGAGATGTGGCTGTCTGCCCTGACCCGCCGTCTGCTGCGCAGAGGCGAGTTCACCTCCCGCGACGACCTCACCGAGAAGATCATCGACTTCACGATCCGCTACAACAACGACGCTCACCCCTACCGGTGGAGCTACGACGCCCGCGCCGAGCATGCGCGCTATCAAGCCCGCCACGCCCGCGACAACGAGCACCATGACGGAGGACGTGCTGTTTACGCGCAGGCCGCCTGA
- a CDS encoding nitroreductase family protein: MAREHSHPFIPYRPARHPEAEMVARGREFYRHMDRRRSVRFFSDELVPRECVELAIRTANTAPSGAHQQPWKFVVIGDLETRKRIREAAEVEERQNYEGGRLTPEWREALAHLETGPDKGYLETVPWLVVCFAEKYGVRPDGTRVKHYYVNESVGIACGFFIAALHTMGLSTLTHTPNPMAFLTAICGRPGNERPYILFPIGYPAGDAEVPDLVRKPLSEVMA; the protein is encoded by the coding sequence ATGGCGCGGGAGCATTCTCATCCGTTCATCCCGTACCGGCCCGCGCGCCATCCCGAGGCCGAGATGGTGGCGCGGGGCCGGGAGTTCTACCGGCACATGGACCGGCGCCGGAGCGTGCGGTTCTTCAGCGACGAGCTGGTGCCGCGCGAGTGCGTCGAACTGGCGATCCGGACCGCGAACACCGCCCCCTCGGGGGCCCACCAACAGCCGTGGAAGTTCGTCGTGATCGGTGACCTGGAGACCAGGAAACGGATCAGGGAGGCGGCCGAGGTCGAGGAGCGGCAGAACTACGAGGGCGGGCGGCTGACCCCCGAGTGGCGCGAGGCCCTCGCCCACCTGGAGACCGGCCCCGACAAGGGCTACCTCGAAACGGTGCCGTGGCTGGTGGTCTGCTTCGCGGAGAAATACGGCGTGCGTCCCGACGGCACCAGGGTCAAGCACTACTACGTCAACGAGAGCGTCGGCATCGCCTGCGGTTTCTTCATCGCCGCCCTGCACACGATGGGCCTGTCCACGCTCACCCACACTCCGAACCCGATGGCGTTCCTGACCGCCATCTGCGGGCGGCCGGGCAACGAGCGGCCCTACATCCTCTTCCCGATCGGCTACCCGGCCGGCGACGCCGAGGTCCCCGACCTGGTCCGCAAGCCCCTGTCCGAGGTCATGGCCTGA
- a CDS encoding response regulator transcription factor yields the protein MIAEDSVLLREGLTGIFTRFGCEVVSAVGSADELLHAVARDVPDIVVVDVRMPPTFRDEGLRAAIRLRGEHPGLGILVLSQVVEEAAAGELLEAGTRGVGYLLKDRIGAITRFVEEVRVVAAGGTVIDPDVVHQLLVHHRARDPLDALSPREREVLALVAEGRSNSAIAQRLYVSEAAVAKHVTSVYTKLDLGPDADDHRRVLAALTFLRSR from the coding sequence ATGATCGCTGAGGATTCGGTGCTCCTCAGGGAAGGGCTCACCGGAATCTTCACCAGGTTCGGCTGCGAGGTGGTGTCCGCCGTCGGCAGCGCCGACGAACTGCTGCACGCCGTCGCCCGAGACGTGCCCGACATCGTCGTGGTGGACGTCCGCATGCCGCCGACTTTCCGCGATGAAGGGCTGCGGGCGGCCATCCGGCTGCGCGGCGAACACCCCGGCCTTGGCATCCTCGTCCTGTCACAGGTCGTCGAGGAGGCCGCGGCCGGAGAACTGCTGGAAGCCGGTACACGCGGCGTCGGTTATCTGCTCAAGGACCGGATCGGGGCGATCACCCGGTTCGTGGAGGAAGTGCGCGTGGTCGCTGCCGGGGGCACGGTCATCGATCCCGACGTGGTCCATCAACTGCTGGTCCATCATCGGGCGCGGGACCCGCTGGACGCGTTGTCGCCCCGTGAGCGCGAGGTGCTCGCCCTGGTCGCCGAGGGCAGGTCCAACAGCGCGATCGCCCAGCGGCTGTACGTGTCGGAGGCCGCCGTGGCCAAACACGTCACCAGCGTCTACACCAAACTCGACCTCGGACCGGACGCCGACGACCACCGCAGAGTGCTCGCCGCGTTGACCTTCCTCCGCTCGCGTTGA
- a CDS encoding sensor histidine kinase, whose translation MKDVTTPWQAITGNPLRFLGSPWPWRALAYLLTSLPGGGGVILVATMGRQTSLVVGMIMVLVVAGVLSGPIASVERWRLRLIDPVNAPASRQNPWTSFASPTAWREIGYAILWATILPVVNALIMTLAALTVISSVETFHSWLTVGNPVMPAGDPSTVVLLTVTMALVWLAGCAYLLTLVAAVQGTLTRSLLTAPPEERMIELTRSRARLVDAFEAERRRIERDLHDGTQLRLTAVLMQLGLAELDVREDPERTATAISTAYGHTQAALDELRRVIRDIHPTALTDRGLGVAVTELARHCQIPVTMDLRLPHRPPPGVEAAAYFCVSESLTNVVKHSKAQRITIKAELSNQCLTIEVGDDGIGGADPTAGSGINGLADRIGVLDGTLSLSSPLGGPTVIQVRIPCG comes from the coding sequence ATGAAGGACGTCACCACCCCCTGGCAGGCGATCACGGGGAACCCGCTGCGGTTCCTCGGGTCGCCGTGGCCGTGGCGGGCACTCGCCTACCTGCTGACCAGTCTGCCGGGCGGCGGCGGGGTGATCCTGGTGGCAACCATGGGGCGGCAGACCTCGCTGGTGGTCGGGATGATCATGGTGTTAGTCGTCGCCGGGGTGCTGAGCGGCCCAATCGCATCCGTCGAGCGGTGGCGGCTGAGGCTGATAGATCCGGTGAACGCCCCTGCATCGAGGCAGAACCCGTGGACCTCCTTCGCGAGCCCAACCGCCTGGCGTGAGATCGGTTACGCGATTCTGTGGGCGACGATCCTGCCCGTGGTCAACGCCCTCATCATGACTCTCGCGGCGTTGACGGTCATCTCGAGCGTCGAGACCTTCCATTCCTGGCTCACCGTCGGCAACCCGGTGATGCCCGCCGGTGACCCATCGACGGTGGTCCTGCTGACCGTCACAATGGCGCTGGTCTGGCTGGCCGGCTGCGCGTACCTGCTCACTCTGGTGGCCGCGGTGCAGGGAACGCTGACGCGGAGCCTGCTCACCGCACCACCCGAGGAACGGATGATCGAATTGACCCGGTCACGGGCACGGCTGGTGGACGCATTCGAAGCCGAGCGCCGGCGCATCGAACGGGACCTGCACGACGGTACGCAACTCCGGCTCACCGCCGTGCTCATGCAGCTTGGCCTCGCGGAGCTAGACGTCCGAGAAGACCCAGAGCGTACGGCAACAGCCATCAGTACGGCTTATGGCCACACGCAAGCCGCACTGGATGAGTTGCGGCGCGTCATCAGAGACATTCACCCCACGGCGCTCACCGACCGAGGGTTGGGGGTCGCCGTCACCGAACTGGCCCGCCACTGTCAGATCCCGGTGACCATGGACCTCCGCCTTCCTCACCGTCCACCGCCAGGAGTGGAGGCGGCGGCATACTTCTGCGTCTCAGAAAGCCTCACCAACGTGGTGAAACACAGCAAAGCGCAAAGGATCACGATAAAAGCAGAGTTATCGAATCAATGCCTCACCATAGAAGTTGGCGACGACGGAATAGGCGGAGCCGACCCCACGGCGGGTAGCGGAATCAACGGGCTGGCCGACCGGATCGGCGTTCTCGACGGAACCCTGTCGCTCAGCAGCCCACTGGGAGGGCCGACAGTGATCCAGGTGCGGATCCCATGCGGTTGA
- a CDS encoding chitinase, translating to MKFRVIARSFVALAALVLAMVALPAQAASASAVFTKVSDWGSGFEGKYTITNGGTTTVNGWSVAFDLPSGASVGSFWDASLSRSGQRFTFSNVGWNGTLAPGASASFGFNGSPGGVAPSNCTLNGNPCGGGTGEIMPGKPGAVSATGGAGSVALSWGASSGTVTGYRVYEGTALKATVTGTGATVSGLGTCEAHTYTVAGYNAAGEGPKSDPASATTTGCSTGPLPKHFLTGYWHNFDNPAVELKLSAVPNEYDLVAVAFGESTATPGEVVFSVDPGLSASLGGYTDAQFKADVQTLHSRGKKVILSVGGELGRVQVASATAATKFADTVYALMQSYGFDGVDIDLENGLNATYMGQALRALRAKAGADLIITMAPQTIDMQSTGAEYFKLALNVKDILTVVHTQFYNSGSMLGCDQMAAYGQGTVNFMTALACIQLENGLRPDQVSLGLPAGPGAAGGGIVAPSLVNQALTCLATRTNCGSFVPPRAYPGIRGAMTWSVNWDASNNWNFSKTVKPHLATLP from the coding sequence GTGAAGTTTCGCGTCATCGCTCGATCATTTGTCGCCCTGGCGGCCCTCGTCCTGGCGATGGTCGCACTCCCCGCCCAAGCCGCCTCGGCATCCGCCGTCTTCACCAAGGTCTCCGACTGGGGCAGTGGTTTCGAGGGCAAGTACACGATCACCAACGGCGGGACGACCACGGTCAACGGCTGGTCGGTGGCGTTCGACCTGCCCTCGGGTGCGTCCGTCGGTTCCTTCTGGGATGCCTCGCTGAGCCGGAGCGGGCAGCGTTTCACCTTCAGCAACGTCGGCTGGAACGGCACCCTGGCCCCCGGTGCGTCGGCGAGCTTCGGTTTCAACGGCAGTCCCGGCGGTGTCGCCCCGTCCAACTGCACGCTCAACGGCAACCCCTGCGGCGGCGGCACCGGAGAGATCATGCCTGGCAAGCCGGGTGCGGTGTCGGCGACGGGTGGTGCGGGCAGTGTCGCGCTGTCGTGGGGGGCGTCGAGTGGCACGGTGACCGGGTATCGCGTCTACGAGGGCACGGCCCTGAAGGCGACGGTTACCGGGACCGGCGCCACGGTCTCGGGTCTGGGCACGTGCGAGGCGCACACCTACACGGTGGCGGGCTACAACGCGGCCGGTGAGGGGCCGAAGAGCGACCCGGCGAGCGCCACCACGACCGGCTGCTCCACCGGCCCGCTGCCCAAGCACTTTCTCACCGGCTACTGGCACAACTTCGACAATCCCGCCGTCGAGCTCAAGCTGTCGGCGGTCCCCAACGAGTACGACCTGGTCGCGGTCGCCTTCGGCGAGTCCACCGCCACCCCCGGTGAGGTCGTCTTCAGCGTCGACCCCGGCCTGTCAGCCTCCCTCGGCGGCTACACCGACGCCCAGTTCAAGGCCGACGTGCAGACGCTTCACTCACGCGGCAAGAAGGTCATCCTCTCGGTCGGCGGCGAGCTCGGCCGCGTGCAGGTGGCCAGTGCCACCGCGGCGACGAAGTTCGCCGACACCGTCTACGCCCTGATGCAGAGCTACGGCTTCGACGGCGTGGACATCGACCTGGAGAACGGCCTCAACGCCACCTACATGGGTCAGGCGCTGCGGGCGCTGCGCGCCAAGGCGGGCGCGGACCTGATCATCACGATGGCTCCGCAGACCATCGACATGCAGTCCACCGGCGCGGAGTACTTCAAGCTCGCGCTGAACGTCAAGGACATCCTCACGGTCGTCCACACCCAGTTCTACAACTCCGGCTCGATGCTCGGCTGTGACCAGATGGCCGCCTACGGGCAGGGCACGGTCAACTTCATGACCGCGCTGGCCTGCATCCAGCTGGAGAACGGCCTCCGCCCCGACCAGGTGTCGCTCGGTCTGCCGGCCGGACCCGGCGCGGCCGGCGGAGGAATCGTCGCCCCCTCACTGGTGAACCAGGCACTGACCTGCCTGGCCACCCGGACCAACTGCGGCAGCTTCGTGCCGCCGCGCGCCTATCCCGGGATCCGCGGCGCGATGACCTGGTCCGTCAACTGGGACGCCTCGAACAACTGGAACTTCTCCAAGACCGTCAAACCGCATCTCGCCACCCTGCCCTAA
- a CDS encoding cellulose binding domain-containing protein — translation MRFRRTAVAVLAALGLMAVAAPAQAAASPTAVFTKVSDWGSGFEGKYTITNGGTTTVNGWSVAFDLPSGASVGSFWDASLSRSGQRFTFSNVGWNGTLAPGASASFGFNGSPGGVAPSNCTLNGNPCGGGTGNPGAPGTPGAVSATATNSSISLTWGASTGTVTGYRVYEGTALKTTVTGTGATISGLGTCEAHTYTVKAYNTAGESAGSSGGATTTGCTNPDPGGKMAGAPYLYTGWGNPPSPATVMGATGVKSFTMAFILSSGGCNPAWDGQRPLTGGADQAAINQIKAAGGSVQISFGGWQGNKLGPNCSTPAAFAGAVQQVINAAGPAVVDFDIENTDEFENYTVQDRILNGLKIVKANNPNVKVVVTFGTSTTGPTAPGIRLINQAKALGVPIDNYTIMPFDFGGGANMYQSTVNAAEGLKNALKSANGWTDAQAYAHSGISGMNGLSDQQEQTSPAQWTQIRDWAKSKGLTRFAFWSVNRDRPCPGGGVQESCSGIAQADWEFTRITAGF, via the coding sequence ATGAGATTTCGTCGAACAGCAGTCGCGGTCCTGGCCGCACTCGGCCTGATGGCGGTCGCGGCGCCCGCCCAGGCGGCGGCGTCCCCCACCGCCGTCTTCACCAAGGTCTCCGACTGGGGCAGTGGTTTCGAGGGCAAGTACACGATCACCAACGGCGGGACGACCACGGTCAACGGCTGGTCGGTGGCGTTCGACCTGCCCTCGGGTGCGTCCGTCGGTTCCTTCTGGGATGCCTCGCTGAGCCGGAGCGGGCAGCGTTTCACCTTCAGCAACGTCGGCTGGAACGGCACCCTGGCCCCCGGTGCGTCGGCGAGCTTCGGTTTCAACGGCAGTCCCGGCGGTGTCGCCCCGTCCAACTGCACGCTCAACGGCAACCCCTGCGGCGGCGGCACCGGCAACCCCGGCGCCCCCGGCACACCCGGCGCGGTGAGCGCCACCGCGACCAACTCCTCGATCAGCCTGACCTGGGGCGCCTCGACCGGCACGGTCACCGGCTACCGTGTCTACGAGGGCACGGCCCTGAAGACCACCGTCACCGGGACCGGCGCCACGATCTCCGGTCTGGGCACATGCGAGGCGCACACCTACACGGTGAAGGCCTACAACACCGCCGGGGAGTCGGCCGGCAGCTCGGGCGGCGCCACCACCACCGGCTGCACCAACCCCGATCCGGGCGGCAAGATGGCCGGTGCGCCGTACCTCTACACCGGCTGGGGCAACCCTCCCAGCCCGGCCACGGTCATGGGCGCCACCGGAGTCAAGTCGTTCACCATGGCGTTCATCCTGTCCAGCGGTGGCTGCAACCCGGCCTGGGACGGGCAGCGCCCGCTGACCGGCGGCGCCGACCAGGCGGCGATCAACCAGATCAAGGCCGCGGGCGGCAGCGTGCAGATCTCCTTCGGCGGCTGGCAGGGCAACAAGCTCGGCCCGAACTGCTCCACCCCGGCGGCCTTCGCCGGCGCCGTGCAGCAGGTCATCAACGCCGCCGGCCCGGCCGTGGTCGACTTCGACATCGAGAACACCGACGAGTTCGAGAACTACACCGTCCAGGACCGGATCCTCAACGGCCTGAAGATCGTCAAGGCGAACAACCCGAACGTCAAGGTCGTCGTCACCTTCGGAACCTCGACCACCGGCCCGACCGCTCCCGGCATCCGCCTGATCAACCAGGCCAAGGCGCTGGGCGTGCCGATCGACAACTACACGATCATGCCGTTCGACTTCGGCGGCGGCGCCAACATGTACCAGAGCACGGTCAACGCGGCCGAAGGCCTGAAGAACGCGCTGAAGTCGGCCAACGGCTGGACCGACGCGCAGGCCTACGCCCACTCGGGCATCTCCGGCATGAACGGCCTGTCCGACCAGCAGGAGCAGACCTCCCCGGCGCAGTGGACCCAGATCCGCGACTGGGCCAAGTCCAAGGGTCTGACCCGGTTCGCGTTCTGGTCCGTCAACCGTGACCGCCCCTGCCCCGGCGGCGGCGTCCAGGAGAGCTGCAGCGGCATCGCCCAGGCCGACTGGGAGTTCACCCGGATCACCGCGGGCTTCTAG